A stretch of the Lolium perenne isolate Kyuss_39 chromosome 3, Kyuss_2.0, whole genome shotgun sequence genome encodes the following:
- the LOC127339492 gene encoding ervatamin-B-like, with amino-acid sequence MNKIRTGELVSLSEQVLVDCDTGSGGCSGGRSDTALSLVAARGGITSEEKYPYSGVNGKCDMDKLLFDHQASVKGFKAVPINDECQLALAVARQPVTVYIDASGFEFQFYSGGIYRGPCSADATQVNHAVTIVGYCEGPGEGNKYWIAKNSWSNDWGDQGYVYLAKDVPWSTGTCGLATSPFYPTA; translated from the coding sequence ATGAACAAGATCAGGACCGGGGAGCTGGTGTCACTGTCGGAGCAGGTGCTCGTGGACTGCGACACCGGGAGCGGTGGCTGCAGCGGCGGCCGCTCGGACACCGCCCTGTCTCTCGTGGCCGCACGCGGCGGGATCACGTCGGAGGAGAAGTACCCGTACAGCGGAGTCAATGGAAAGTGCGACATGGACAAGCTCCTGTTCGACCACCAAGCATCCGTCAAGGGCTTCAAGGCCGTGCCGATCAATGACGAATGCCAGCTGGCCCTCGCCGTAGCAAGGCAGCCCGTGACCGTGTACATCGACGCCAGCGGATTTGAGTTCCAGTTCTACTCCGGCGGTATCTACCGCGGCCCCTGTTCCGCGGATGCGACGCAAGTGAATCACGCCGTCACCATCGTCGGCTACTGCGAGGGGCCCGGCGAGGGGAACAAGTACTGGATTGCCAAGAACTCGTGGAGCAACGACTGGGGTGACCAGGGATACGTCTACCTCGCCAAGGACGTGCCCTGGTCAACGGGCACATGTGGCCTCGCCACCTCACCCTTCTACCCAACAGCTTAA